From Frateuria aurantia DSM 6220, one genomic window encodes:
- the pstS gene encoding phosphate ABC transporter substrate-binding protein PstS has product MFTSLTRRVLALAALSLAATGAQATDITGAGSSFVYPVLSKWSAAFAEKTGNQLNYQSIGSGAGIAQIKAGTIDFGATDAPLEGADLASHGLGQFPVVVGGIVPVVNLPGVVADQLHLDGLTLANIFQGKVKMWNDPSIAALNPGKTLPALKITVVHRSDGSGTSFNFTNYLSKVSPSWASSVGFKTAVDWPAGVGGKGNEGVSQYVSQIHGAIGYVEYAYAVKNKIAWVDLKNAAGNFVKPSAAAFASAAATADWASAKDFNLIMTNASGAAAWPITATTWVVMYKQPKNAETSKVAFQFFRWALDHGQSDAESLDYVALPPALVNKIEAYWGSEFK; this is encoded by the coding sequence GTGTTTACTTCCCTGACTCGTCGTGTTCTTGCGCTTGCCGCGCTGTCCCTGGCTGCCACGGGGGCCCAGGCCACCGATATCACCGGTGCCGGCTCCAGCTTCGTCTATCCCGTGCTGTCGAAGTGGTCGGCGGCTTTTGCCGAGAAAACCGGCAACCAGCTGAACTATCAGTCGATCGGTTCGGGCGCGGGCATCGCCCAGATCAAGGCCGGCACCATCGATTTCGGCGCCACCGATGCGCCGCTGGAAGGCGCCGACCTGGCTTCGCACGGTCTGGGCCAGTTCCCGGTCGTGGTGGGCGGCATCGTGCCGGTGGTGAACCTGCCGGGCGTCGTGGCCGATCAGCTGCATCTGGACGGCCTGACCTTGGCCAATATCTTCCAGGGCAAGGTGAAGATGTGGAATGACCCCTCGATCGCCGCGCTGAATCCGGGCAAGACCCTGCCGGCGCTTAAGATCACCGTGGTGCATCGCTCCGACGGTTCGGGCACCAGCTTCAATTTCACCAACTACCTGTCCAAGGTCAGCCCGTCCTGGGCCAGCTCCGTCGGCTTCAAGACCGCCGTCGATTGGCCGGCGGGCGTGGGCGGCAAGGGCAATGAAGGTGTGTCGCAGTATGTATCGCAGATCCATGGCGCGATCGGTTACGTCGAATATGCCTATGCGGTCAAGAACAAGATCGCCTGGGTCGATCTGAAGAATGCCGCCGGCAACTTCGTCAAGCCGTCCGCCGCCGCCTTCGCTTCGGCCGCCGCGACGGCGGACTGGGCCTCGGCCAAGGACTTCAATCTGATCATGACCAATGCCTCGGGTGCCGCGGCCTGGCCGATCACGGCGACCACCTGGGTGGTGATGTACAAGCAGCCGAAGAATGCCGAGACCAGCAAGGTGGCCTTCCAGTTCTTCCGCTGGGCACTGGATCATGGTCAGTCTGATGCCGAATCGCTGGACTACGTGGCCCTGCCGCCGGCTCTGGTCAACAAGATCGAAGCCTATTGGGGCAGCGAGTTCAAGTAA